A region of the Larus michahellis chromosome 4, bLarMic1.1, whole genome shotgun sequence genome:
AACTGACAAGCGCACAACCCAAAAATGAGAATATTCTTTCTGTGTATACTGAGGATCAGAATTCAGAATTAAGTCAGTTAAGAcaagatttggaaaggaaagaacatGAATTAAATGAAAGTATTGCTGAAAGGGAAACATTAATAGCGGAGTTGGAAGAATTAGACAAGCAGAATCAAGAAGCTACTCAGGTAATAAATACTGCAATTAATTATTGAActgctaaaataaatgtttagatttgtgtgcatgtgtatttatCTTTTAAGTTGGTCTTTGAACATAGATAGCAGGGAAATATAAGTTATCTTCTGAGGCTTAAAAAGAATATTGGGACCAGTGTTTCTCCATATCTACTATCTTAATGCAAGATTCTGAAGTACAAGAAACCTACTTGTTATGGACAAAGAAATAATATGGCATGTCAGCTGTCCATAAGGGATGttgctttctaaacttctgtTAAATACTACTTGATTTTTTCCTTGCAAGACTTTTGACGTCTTTTATGCTGCTTAGACTTTGACCTCTGTCTTGTGACAGTATGCATAAcatgaatgatttttttaaagaaaaccatttttcttttcctttcattatttttaattattttgaataattaaattattttattacaagttCGTAATAATACAAGCATTTCTGGAGCAGAAAAGGTCACCAATTGTATGTAATCAAAATGGAATGATACCTTTTTGTCGCTATTCTGATATATTTGACCTGTAAAGGTATAGTTGCAAGCCATGTGTTTTTTCAGTATTGATTTACTTTACGGAATTGAACATTTAAAGTGTTTTCCTATGAAATGAAtcccagaattttatttttttaaaaaaataagctcaaACAAGAAATTGAAAACAGAATATACAGGTATGAATTTACTTCtgtaatttgttattttaaatttagtGCCTCTCTGATTTTAAGTAATGGTTGTTTGCTGCATATCCATTCCAACTGCCCTGACAAATTCTGacagttctttttctttggtaGTTCTCTTTTTATTCCTTGATTTAGGTGGAgttcttttggggttttcttgggtTTAGTGAAATGTAATCTATCCCTATTTgatatttggttttaattaatttagCATTAACTGGTTGATACTACTTGCCAACTTAATGTTGGCAATTAGGAAACACCTTTGTTTCCtctcagttttttggtttttttttttaaattgttcagaggataaaaatgaatgcaatagATAGTTTGGCTGGTTCACCTCTCCTAATGAATTCTTACTTGTGTTCATTTCAGCATATGATTACACTGAAAGAGCAGCTGTCAAAACAACACACAGGAACTGATAGCATCATCAAACAGCTGAAATTTGACatagattttgaaagaaagaaagtatcACAGTTAGAAACCGAGAAGATGGAAGCTATTAAGGAGTTAGAtagtcagaaagaaaaattaagccaaTGTTCATATGCACTTAATGATTTGCATATAAGTAAGAAGCAGCTTCAAGATAAAATTAAAGACCTTCAGGAACAATTAAGGAAAGCCCAGGACTGTCATTtgcataataaaaaagaaatcggAGAATTGCAGCAGAGGctaaaagaaagagaggaggaactTTCTGTATCATTGAGCacgttaaaagaaaaaagtaatcagGAATCTAACTACACTTGTCAAGATCCGATTCTCAAAGAAAGAGAAGTAGAAATTGCAAAACTACAGAatgacatttcagaaaacaaacaactaaatGAAAACTTAGAGAAGTCTCTGTCTGATCtcagaacagaaaatggaaagctgtTAGCAGCCATTGAAGAACTAAAACAGGAGTTAAGTGATGccatttctgagaaaaataaagtttACTTGGAAAAAGACACTGTTATGGAggctctgaaaatggaaaaaagacagaTAGAGAGCGAAttaaaccaaacagaaaagcGGCTTTTGGAACAAGCACATAAGTATAAGCAAACTATTGAGGAATTATCAAATGCCCGTAGTATGGATACCACTGCATTGCAGCTTGAACATGAGCGCCTGGTTAAACTCAACCAAGAGAAAGACTTTAAGATTGCTGAACTTCAAAGGAGCGTCGAGCAGATGGAAATTGACCATCAAGAAACAAAAGACATGTTGACTACTAGCTTAGGAGGACAAAAACAGTTGACAGAACTCATAAAAGAGAAAGAGGTATttattgaaaaatttaaaaatcaagcctTACAGGTGAAGCAGGAACTTGAGGAATATATGAAAGTTTCAAAAAAACAGGATGTCTTAAAACAGAACTTGGAGGAAAAGGACAGAAGTCTTGCAGtcatgaaggaagaaaataatcatttgaaagaagaaattgaaCGCCTTAAGGATCAGCAAAGTAGAGCCACGCCTGTGGTTGAGCCTAAAACTCTAGATATTATTATTGAACTTGAAAGTGAGGTAACACAGTTAAAAGTGATAAAGAGTAATcttgaagaagaaatagaagttCTCAAAAAAACAATAGAAGATCAGAATCAAACAACAGTGCAACTTCAGCAGTCTCTGCAggaacaaagaaaggaaatagatGAGTCTAAATTTCAGTGTGAGCAAATGAATGTCACACATGAAAGACTCTCTTTAGAGAAAgatgaggaaattaaaaatttgcaGAAAACAATTGAACAAATTAAAACTCAGTTGCACAAAGAGAGACAGATTATTCAGACTGATTCCCCTGATCTTTTTCAGGAAACCAAAGTTCAGACTCTTAATggggaaaatggaaatgaaaagcatGACTTGTCTAAAGCTGAAATTGAAAGACTGGTAAAAGGTATCAAAGAAAGGGAGATGGAGATAAAGCTTCTAAATGAAAAGAACATTTCTCTAAGTCAGCAAATTGATCAGTTGTCTAAGGATGAAGTTGGCAAACTTATTCGGATCATTCAAGAGAAGGATTTAGAAATACAAGCTCTCAATGCTAGAGTTTCCTCAGCTTCCTATAGGCAGGATGTTCTttgtcttcagcagcagctgcaagcTTATGTTGTGGAAAGAGAACAAGTACTAGCAGTTCTAagtgaaaagacaagagaaaacagtCAGTTAAAAACAGAGTATCGTAATATCATGGATATAGTCGCTGCTAAAGAAGCAGCTTTGGTAAGGTTGCAAGAGGAGAATCAAAAGTTATCTAACAGATCTGAAAACAGCAGTCAAGACATGTCTAGAGAAACTATACAGAATTTATCCCGTATCATTCGAGAAAAAGATATTGAAATAGATGCTCTAAGTCAAAAATGCCAAACCTTATTGACTGTCTTGCAGACATCCAGTACAGGTACTGATAACGGGTCAGGAGGTGTTACCAGTAACCAGTTTGAGAAACTTCTACAAGAACGGGATAAACTAAAACAGCAGGTAAAGAAGATGGAGGAGTGGAAGCAACAGGTAATAACCACAGTTCAGAATATGCAGCATGAGTCTGCTCACCTCCAAGAAGAGTTACACAAGCTTCAAGCACAAATTTCAGTTGAAAGCGACAGTAATTCAAAGTTGCAGGTAGATTATAACGGCTTGATTCAGAGTTAcgaagagaatgagaaaaagcTGAGAAGTTTTAGTCAGGAATTAGCACAAGTTCAACACAGCATAGGACAGCTTCATAACACCAAGGATCTTCTCCTGAGTAAACTTGATTTGGTGACACCATCTGTGGCAATGGCTTCCACCGTTCCACAGCTTTCAGACATTCAGTGCAGTGCTCCCGAAGTTCTCAGTGATGAGCCGGAGTCTAAACTCCTTCAAAAGGAGTTggaacaattgaaaaaaaaattgcaagaaaaagaTTCAACTATTAGGACTCTTCAGGAAAACAATCAGCGATTATCTGATTCTGTGGCTGCAGCATCAGAGATTGAAAGAAAGAGTCAAGAAGGAACTGAGTCAGAGATGAGGCAGGTCAAAGAAAAACATGATATCCTACAGAAATCACTTAGGGAAAAAGACATATTAATTAAATCTAAAAGTGATCAGTTACTTTCTGTGAGTGAAAATCTtagtaataaagaaaatgaaaatgagctTTTGAAGCAAGCTGTGACTAATcttaaagaaagaattttaattttagaaatggaTATTcgaaaactgaaagaagaaaatgaaaaaatagttgCAAGAtctagggaaaaagaaacagaattccgAGCGCTTCAGGAGACTAATATGCAGTTTTCAATGATGCTGAAAGAGAAAGAGTTTGAGTCTCACTCAATGAAGGAAAAAGCTCTTGCTTTTGAGAagctgttgaaagaaaaagaacaggtaCATGCATTCATATTCattaatatcttttaaaattagtCACATGGTAATGCGTTTTTGCATATATTTAGCCGTCAGGTGTTTGCCTGAAATCCATTTGTGATTCCTTACTGCATTACGTTACAGCAAAAATCCTCCCCCTGCCAtgttaagaaattaaaaagtcaGCAGGTGAGTGGTTTACAATGTTATCTGTGAAATGTGCTGCCGTAaactaaattttaatttatttggaaattgCTCATTTACTGAACAGCTGCTCAAAATTTTGGTTTGGCTGTTTCATTAAGTGACCTGTATTCTTTCTACTGTATGGTACTCAAACTCCTGCAGaagtggccagcaggactaatTTTCCGATGTGCTTTCCTCTAATGTTTGTCATTCCAATGTGATTGCTTCGCAACATCCCTGTGAGATGTTGGGGTTTATGTATCTTGCTTTTATGGCTGGAGAAactccactgcaaaaaaaaaaaaaaaaaaaaaaaaaaaaaaaagaggattggACAAGCTAAATTAGTGGTTGCTTCCCTGCAATTTGACATATGGAAAAATTGATACTTTTTTCAAAGCATATGTTCAGAGGAAAGTTGCAGTGGCTTATTAATTATTGCGTATGTAATTTGAAAATTTGAAGAACGCTTTTTGAAAAGAGCAGAGAGTTATGTGGCATCATTGATACATTGGTCAACAGCACCTTGTatgaactgctgctgctggagttaACAAAGTAACAGGTGAATTTACAAGATACAAATTCATGTGGTGGGTATCTTTGGCCTGCAGACTTTCACTCCCTGGTGGTTTAGGATTTCAGTTTCACAAGCATGGAACATTCGTCTGGATGTTTTCCTTGCACAAATAGGAGTTCCTGTTACATGCTTTGTGTTTGCTATGGAGAACTAGGAAAAATAGTATTCAAGCAGTTTTGTGTGCGTCAGAGGATAACACAATGTAAAAAGAGAAGGTTTGCCTTCAGGGTTATGGTTCTACTGCAAAATGAATTTTACTATATTCAGTTTGgttaataaaaccaaataattgAAGCTCATAAGTATTAGTGATAAGGATTGGTTTACTTCTACCCAACGTATTCAATAAAAGTAACTGCTTTCAAAACAACCTGTGAGACAAGGTAAAGAGCATGCTGAAAAGTTTCAAATAACTGAAAATGCGTTCATATGTACGTGTGAATTCTGTGTAACTGACATACACTTCTCCTTTATATGCTGATGTGCAGTTACAGTAAATTGCATGTAAGTGGGAACATTGTTAATTGAAATTTGACATCTGAAAATGTGATGAACACTGCTGTGATTTGTTGAAGGTTAATCTTTGGGAGTGAGGGAgttgtttttaaagatttcttcatGTGTTTAGTCATCTTAAGTTCAGACAAGTTGATCTGCCTAGGCTGATGCTTTACATGTGCATGGCTTAAACGGGTATCACAGAGAACAGATTCCAAACACTGGGGCAAAAGTGAAATTCTCAAGTATTCAAGTTGTCTGAGACTCTATGTACATGATATATATCTTTCATCTAAAGATAGGTAGGTATCTATTTGTTCACAGCAGTCAGTTAAGACAATGCATCTGTATAGTGTCTTTTGGCAATAACTTCTACTTTGTCTTCTAACATGTGAGCGAATaacttcaaaataatattttccctgAATGTTTTTCTATGCTGTAGGGCCATGGGTGTCCTGCCCTTTTCCTTGTTATATCAGTATCGTCTTTATGCTCTTCTGAGCAAAGACTGTGTCTCCTTGGGTAAAATTATTTGCTGCATTTGAAATGCTTGTTTGTGTCTTCAACAGGGCAAGACAGGAGAATTGAATCAACTGTTAAATGAAGTTAAATCAATGCAGGAAAAGGCTGTGAGTTTTCAGCAAGAGAGGGACCAAGTCATGGTGGCACTCAAACAGAAGCAAATGGAGAGCAGTGCCCTGCAGAGCGAGGTACACCGCCAAATAACTTACagttgcaagaaataaaaagaaattgcatctgtagtattttctgaattcttttttgtTAGCAATCACttgtaaaaagcatttaaaatcgATACACGTGCAATGTGCTTCAATGGACATGTTTTATgtttgcttaaattatttttatgagaaGTGATATTATGGGCAACTTAAGGTATGTTCTACACAGATACAGCATTTGCGTGAGAAAGAGCAGCGCCTCAACCAGGAGCTGGAGAGGTTACGGAATCACCTCTTAGAAATGGAGGACTCGTACACCCGAGAAGCTTTAGCTGCAGAAGACAGAGAGGTCAAGCTAAGAAAGAAAGTtttggttttggaagaaaaacttgCGTCCTCATCTACTGCAGTGGAGAATGCCAGGTAGTTTTTTCATTTATACTGCAGTGGCATTggctgtatttatatatataacagTTAGCTAGACTGGTACTGATGGCTTTATTTTACTGAATTACCATTTTATAACATGCTAAGCAGTcgagaaaacaaaaagataaaaactttTGTTACTTTAAATGAGGAAGGTGATTTGAAATATACTTGGCTGCTGTTGACAACTTGAGAAGGTATTTGTCCTTTTAGTAGTGACTATTGAAATCTCACATCTTTGATAGTGCTTAgatc
Encoded here:
- the TRIP11 gene encoding thyroid receptor-interacting protein 11 isoform X2 — its product is MASWLGGLGSGLGQSLGQVGGSLSSLTGQISSFTKDILLEGAEEVGDVATELHVSNSRLREIESINAAQKLENERLKKVCSDLEEKHEAAELQIKQLSVEYRNQLQQKEVEISHLKARQNALQEQLQKVQTAAQSAQPGAAVLPPATASASYVPVGRHSSGFEGDDMDFGDIIWSQQEINRLSNDVSRLESEVDHWKQIALSSKVQGTNDAEQSEICKLQNIVKELKQNLSQEIDEHQHELSVLQDAHRQKLLEISRRHREELSEYEERIEELENQLQQGGVSADAMDDSKSSEQKKNAQSLEGGKVEKLQVVKDLEDEIRKLNHKLSSAKEENKILLKEQELAKVEKIQIVQEYENLKSDFSMLQSSVAKQDVLKEQEKKLQSKTSLPEDVVRLQQALLEAENEIARLSSLNQGLEKKLTSAQPKNENILSVYTEDQNSELSQLRQDLERKEHELNESIAERETLIAELEELDKQNQEATQHMITLKEQLSKQHTGTDSIIKQLKFDIDFERKKVSQLETEKMEAIKELDSQKEKLSQCSYALNDLHISKKQLQDKIKDLQEQLRKAQDCHLHNKKEIGELQQRLKEREEELSVSLSTLKEKSNQESNYTCQDPILKEREVEIAKLQNDISENKQLNENLEKSLSDLRTENGKLLAAIEELKQELSDAISEKNKVYLEKDTVMEALKMEKRQIESELNQTEKRLLEQAHKYKQTIEELSNARSMDTTALQLEHERLVKLNQEKDFKIAELQRSVEQMEIDHQETKDMLTTSLGGQKQLTELIKEKEVFIEKFKNQALQVKQELEEYMKVSKKQDVLKQNLEEKDRSLAVMKEENNHLKEEIERLKDQQSRATPVVEPKTLDIIIELESEVTQLKVIKSNLEEEIEVLKKTIEDQNQTTVQLQQSLQEQRKEIDESKFQCEQMNVTHERLSLEKDEEIKNLQKTIEQIKTQLHKERQIIQTDSPDLFQETKVQTLNGENGNEKHDLSKAEIERLVKGIKEREMEIKLLNEKNISLSQQIDQLSKDEVGKLIRIIQEKDLEIQALNARVSSASYRQDVLCLQQQLQAYVVEREQVLAVLSEKTRENSQLKTEYRNIMDIVAAKEAALVRLQEENQKLSNRSENSSQDMSRETIQNLSRIIREKDIEIDALSQKCQTLLTVLQTSSTGTDNGSGGVTSNQFEKLLQERDKLKQQVKKMEEWKQQVITTVQNMQHESAHLQEELHKLQAQISVESDSNSKLQVDYNGLIQSYEENEKKLRSFSQELAQVQHSIGQLHNTKDLLLSKLDLVTPSVAMASTVPQLSDIQCSAPEVLSDEPESKLLQKELEQLKKKLQEKDSTIRTLQENNQRLSDSVAAASEIERKSQEGTESEMRQVKEKHDILQKSLREKDILIKSKSDQLLSVSENLSNKENENELLKQAVTNLKERILILEMDIRKLKEENEKIVARSREKETEFRALQETNMQFSMMLKEKEFESHSMKEKALAFEKLLKEKEQGKTGELNQLLNEVKSMQEKAVSFQQERDQVMVALKQKQMESSALQSEIQHLREKEQRLNQELERLRNHLLEMEDSYTREALAAEDREVKLRKKVLVLEEKLASSSTAVENASHQASLQVESLQEQLNLVSKQRDETVLQLTISQDQVKQYALSLANLQMVLEQFQQEEKAMYSAELEKHQKQTAEWRRKAESLEEKVVSLQESLEEANAALDAASRLTEQLDIKEEQIEELKKEGEIRREMLEDVQNKLMNLMNSTEGKVDKLLMRNLFVGHFHTPKNKRTEVLRLMGSILGIKKEELDQLLCEDQRGVTRWVTGWLGGGAGSKSVPSTPLRPTHQNIFNSSFSELFVKFLETESCPSLPPPKLSVHDMKPLGAAGSSKTSSTPSNSQMQED
- the TRIP11 gene encoding thyroid receptor-interacting protein 11 isoform X1, translating into MASWLGGLGSGLGQSLGQVGGSLSSLTGQISSFTKDILLEGAEEVGDVATELHVSNSRLREIESINAAQKLENERLKKVCSDLEEKHEAAELQIKQLSVEYRNQLQQKEVEISHLKARQNALQEQLQKVQTAAQSAQPGAAVLPPATASASYVPVGRHSSGFEGDDMDFGDIIWSQQEINRLSNDVSRLESEVDHWKQIALSSKVQGTNDAEQSEICKLQNIVKELKQNLSQEIDEHQHELSVLQDAHRQKLLEISRRHREELSEYEERIEELENQLQQGGVSADAMDDSKSSEQKKNAQSLEGGKVEKLQVVKDLEDEIRKLNHKLSSAKEENKILLKEQELAKVEKIQIVQEYENLKSDFSMLQSSVAKQDVLKEQEKKLQSKTSLPEDVVRLQQALLEAENEIARLSSLNQGLEKKLTSAQPKNENILSVYTEDQNSELSQLRQDLERKEHELNESIAERETLIAELEELDKQNQEATQHMITLKEQLSKQHTGTDSIIKQLKFDIDFERKKVSQLETEKMEAIKELDSQKEKLSQCSYALNDLHISKKQLQDKIKDLQEQLRKAQDCHLHNKKEIGELQQRLKEREEELSVSLSTLKEKSNQESNYTCQDPILKEREVEIAKLQNDISENKQLNENLEKSLSDLRTENGKLLAAIEELKQELSDAISEKNKVYLEKDTVMEALKMEKRQIESELNQTEKRLLEQAHKYKQTIEELSNARSMDTTALQLEHERLVKLNQEKDFKIAELQRSVEQMEIDHQETKDMLTTSLGGQKQLTELIKEKEVFIEKFKNQALQVKQELEEYMKVSKKQDVLKQNLEEKDRSLAVMKEENNHLKEEIERLKDQQSRATPVVEPKTLDIIIELESEVTQLKVIKSNLEEEIEVLKKTIEDQNQTTVQLQQSLQEQRKEIDESKFQCEQMNVTHERLSLEKDEEIKNLQKTIEQIKTQLHKERQIIQTDSPDLFQETKVQTLNGENGNEKHDLSKAEIERLVKGIKEREMEIKLLNEKNISLSQQIDQLSKDEVGKLIRIIQEKDLEIQALNARVSSASYRQDVLCLQQQLQAYVVEREQVLAVLSEKTRENSQLKTEYRNIMDIVAAKEAALVRLQEENQKLSNRSENSSQDMSRETIQNLSRIIREKDIEIDALSQKCQTLLTVLQTSSTGTDNGSGGVTSNQFEKLLQERDKLKQQVKKMEEWKQQVITTVQNMQHESAHLQEELHKLQAQISVESDSNSKLQVDYNGLIQSYEENEKKLRSFSQELAQVQHSIGQLHNTKDLLLSKLDLVTPSVAMASTVPQLSDIQCSAPEVLSDEPESKLLQKELEQLKKKLQEKDSTIRTLQENNQRLSDSVAAASEIERKSQEGTESEMRQVKEKHDILQKSLREKDILIKSKSDQLLSVSENLSNKENENELLKQAVTNLKERILILEMDIRKLKEENEKIVARSREKETEFRALQETNMQFSMMLKEKEFESHSMKEKALAFEKLLKEKEQGKTGELNQLLNEVKSMQEKAVSFQQERDQVMVALKQKQMESSALQSEIQHLREKEQRLNQELERLRNHLLEMEDSYTREALAAEDREVKLRKKVLVLEEKLASSSTAVENASHQASLQVESLQEQLNLVSKQRDETVLQLTISQDQVKQYALSLANLQMVLEQFQQEEKAMYSAELEKHQKQTAEWRRKAESLEEKVVSLQESLEEANAALDAASRLTEQLDIKEEQIEELKKEGEIRREMLEDVQNKLMNLMNSTEGKVDKLLMRNLFVGHFHTPKNKRTEVLRLMGSILGIKKEELDQLLCEDQRGVTRWVTGWLGGGAGSKSVPSTPLRPTHQNIFNSSFSELFVKFLETESCPSLPPPKLSVHDMKPLGAAGSSKTSSTPSNSQMQDSTVSGTSRRPDINPFLAPRSAAVPLITPASSSGHLLMKPISDALPTFTPLPVSPDASAGAVLKDLLKQ